CTTTGCATCAAACCTGCGCAAAAAAAGCGATTTATCCCCTGCGCCCGCCGCCCTAACATCCGCTGCATCCAAACCCCAAAGCACAGGAGGGCCCGGCATGGACATGATCAGAAAGGCAGAATCCCGCGGACGCGCCAACTTCGGCTGGCTCGACAGCCGCCACAGCTTTTCCTTCGGCAGCTACTACGATCCCCGCCATATGGGGATATCGGTACTGCGGGTAATCAACGACGATACGGTCAAGGGGGGCGCCGGCTTCGGCGCGCACGGGCACCGCGATATGGAGATCATTTCTTACGTGCTCGAGGGCGCGATCGAACACCGCGACAGCACCGGCAACCACTTTGTGGTGCCCGCCGGCGAGGTCCAGCGCATGAGCGCCGGCCGCGGAATTCAGCACTCGGAGTTCAATGCGTCGCGCCACCAGCGGCTGCGCTTTCTGCAGATCTGGATCGAGCCGAATGTGACCGGCATAGAGCCGGAGTATGAGCAGGCGCGCATTGAGCAGCGCGGGCAACTGACCCCGCTGGTTACCACCGACGGCCGTGACGGCTCCCTCAGCCTGCACCAGGATGCCGGTCTCTACCGCCTGCGGCTGCAGCCGGGCGAGGCCTTTACCCTGCAGACCGGCCCACGCACCGGCTACCTGCACGTGATTGACGGCAGTGCCGCTGCCGGCACCGCGCAGCTGGCCGCCGGTGACGGCGCGGCGATGATCAAAACCCGCGAGCAGTTGTTATCCGCCGGCAAAGCGGGCCTGGAAGCCCTCTGGTTCGACCTGCCGCGCGACTATTAACCCGGCAATCAAATATTTCGTCCTGAAATATTTGATTGCCGCCCTTGAAATACTCGCGAAGATACGTCGATCTCCTTGTATTTCAAGGGCTTGCCCCGGTCTTCAGCCGGCGGAGGGATAGTCCCGCAGCTCGTCACCGAGCAGTTCATGCAGCGGCGCCAGCTGGCTGGCGAATTTTTTCCACTGCTCGGTGCCACTGCGATAAATCGGCTGGCGCACCTGCTCGGCACTGGGCGTGCGCACCGCCCGTTCACTCTGGTGGAAATCGACACAGGCCTGCTCGAATGGCAGACCACAGAAATCGAGAATCCGCGCGACCTCGCCCTCCAGGTTCTCCACCACGGATTCATAGTGCACGCGTAATACCTTGCCGGGTAGCACGCGATCCCAGTGGGCCATCAGGCGCACATAGTCGCGGTAGTATTCCCCGATCTGCTTGAGCCCGTAGGTAAACTCCTGGCCGTCGGCGAACAGCTGCTTGAAACCACTGAAACAGCAGGCCAGCGGGTGGCGGCGCGCGTCGATAATTTTGGCGTTGGGCAGCATCAGGCGGATCAGGCCGATGTGGCGGAAGTTGTTCGGCATCTTGTCGATAAACAGCGGCGCGCCCTGGCGATGGATGCGTGTTTCCTCGATAAACTGCCGCCCCAGCTGCTCGAGCTGCGCCGGCTCCAGCTCGTGTAACACGCCCGGATAGCGCGGCTCGTCGCTGACGCGGCGGCGACCGTCGAGGCGCCGCGCCATGGCCATGATATTGTGCAGCTCCAGCGTGCCGTCCACCTGCGAGTGCGAGGCGAGGATCTGCTCCAGCAGGGTCGAACCGGCGCGCGGCAGCCCGACAATAAAAATGGGATCGGCGGCATCACAACCTGCACCGGAAAACTTGTCGAACAGCGCCGCCGTGCAGTTGGCAATCTGCAGATCGGTATCGCGGCGGTTCTGCTCGATACTGTAGCGGCACTCCGCGAGCTTCAGCACATTGCCCTGTTCGTACCATTGAAAGGCCTCGGCAAACTCGCCGCGATCTTCCAGTGCCTTGCCCAGCGCGAAACAGAAGTGATAGCGATCCTCATGGGCCGTCGATGGCGCTGCCACCTGCGCGCGCATCTGCTCGATCTCACGATCGGTGAAGCGGTAGGTTTTCATATTGGCGAGGCTCCAGTAGGCGTCGCCAAAATCCGCTTTCGCGTTGTAGGCATCGCGGTAGGCGTGATTGGCCGCCTCTGCGTCGCCGATGGTCTTCAGGGTGTGGCCGCGCTGCAGGTGAATGGCGTGCAACTCCGGCGCCGCCGCGGCGATGCGGTCGTAGATCGCCAGCGCGGCCTGGTAATCCCCCACCATCGCACTCTGGGTCGCAAACAGGATCTCCGCCTGGCGCCCGCCCTGCTGCTCGCGCAGGGTTTTGGCCTGCTCCAGTGCGGCGGCGAATTTCTGCCGCTTGCGCAGCACGCCGATATAGTCAAAGCGCGCCTGCTGGAACTCCGGATACAGTGCCAGGCAGCTCTCCAGCAGAAAATCGGCGTCGTCGAGAATACCCAGTTCGGCGCCCACCAGTGCCAGCAGACGCATCCCCTCCGGGTGGTGCTTGTGCTGCTGCAGAAAGGCGCGGCACAACTGCTCGGCTTTGTAGAGCTTGCCGTCGTACAAGAGGCTGGCGACACTGACCAGCTCCGCCGGCAGTTTCTGCAGGTGCTGGAACTGTTGCAGTGCGTGCTGCGCCTCCTCGGCACGCCCCAGGGTGCGCGATGCCAGCGCCAGCCCTTTCCAGCTGGCGTGCAGCGCCGGGTTCAATTCCACCGCATGACCAAAGGCCGCGGCCGCCGCGCCGCTGTCCCCGAGCTGCGCATAATTGTGACCGCGCTCCTGGAATGCGCGCGCGTAGCGGCTCTCCACCGCAAGCAGTTTTTCCAGCGTTTCCAGCGCGCGCTGATGTTCAGCGTGATAACGCAGGCCGGTGGCCAACAGGTAATACGTTTCGACATCTTGCGGGAAGTCCCGCGTGAGCTGTTCCGCCAGCTCCACTGCACGGACAAAATTGCGCTGCTGCAGTGCCTCGCGCACCGGCGCTATCGATCCCTGCGGAGCGGCTGCTCCGGTCAAAGAATGGGGAGTATCAGACAAATCGAAACCCTCAATTCAGGCATAGCCACAACAGTAAAGGGCCGGGTGGACTTAAGTCCACCCGGCCCTCAGTTGTCCCGACTCGCGCCGGGACAATGGCGATTACCGATGCATGGATCAGAAATCGTAGCTCAGCTTCACGCCCAGGGTACGCGGGCGATTGGTGGTAATACGCTTGGAATTGTCCAGCGTATTGATGAACAGCTGGGCCCGTTCATCGGTCAGGTTTTCCGCGTAGAGTTCCACCCCCCAGTGCATTTCACGCAAACCGACGGAAGCATCCGCGGTGGTGTAGGCATCCTGCTTGAAGCGGTCGTTGGGCTGTACCACGATGGAGCTCCAGGCTTCATCGCTGTACTGCACACCAAGCTGCCAGTAGGCATCGAAGCGAGAGATGTTCCACTCATAGCGCGCGCGCAGGTTGAACTGCAGCGGCGGTGACAGAGCCAGTTCACTGCCCTCGGGCGCGACGTTTACGGCACTGGCCGGCACATCGGTGATCTCCGTATCATTGTAGGAGAAGGCGCCTGTCAGCTGCAGGTTCTCCGTCGGCAGCCAGGTGACGTCCCCTTCGATACCGTTAATCTGCGCATCCAGCGCATTGTCCAGGTAGAACAGGAAATAGACGCTGGGATCGAATACCGCGGTCTGGATATCCTTCCAGTCCACGTGATAGACGCTGCCGTTGAACTGCAGCGAGCGGTCCAGCAGGCTGGTCTTCCAACCCGCTTCGTAGTTGTCCACGGTGTCCGTGCTCACCGTGTACGGCACGGTCGTGGTCGCATTACCGTTGCCGCCGCCGCGGTTGTAGGCCGGCGGGCGGAACCCCTCCGAGTAAGTAGCGTAAAACAGCATATCGCTGTTGGGCGTATAACTCAGGGTGAACTTGGTGATGGTGTCGCTTTCGTTCAGCGGCGTATCGATGTTGTTATTGGCCCACTTGGAGTCCAGGTTGTCGCCGTACTTGTCGACGTCGACCCCATCGGCAAACTGCGGCGAGTTACCGAACGCGGAGTTGGCAGAGCCCAGCAGCTTCACGTCGATATCGTAGCGGCGCAGACCCACGGTCGCAGTCAGCTGGTCGGTGAGGTCGTAGGAGAGTTCACCGAAGAAGGCCAGCTGCTTTTCCGTGCGGGTGATATCGTTGAAGAAGGCCACTTCCGCCGGGCGCGCGCCGCTGTCGATGGCGGTGGACTTGACCGGGTCGGTGGTATCCGGGGACCAGCCGCGCGGGTAGTTTTCCGGGAAGCCCAGATCGGCGACCGACGGATAGACGAAGTTACCGCGATCGAGAATCTCCGAGTTCTCGTAGAAGACACCGGCGGTCAGGCGCCAGGGGTATTCCTGCGGGGTGGAGAGGCGCAGCTCGTGGCTGACGTGCGTGTTTTCCACCTGGCCGACGTAGCCCTTGGTCGGGTCGTAGCAGGTATCCACGTAGTCACAGGTGTAGTAGGCCACGTAGGCACCGACGTCGTTGTAGCCGGTGTAGTCCATGGATTGCTCAACTTCGCGATCCAGGTAGGCGCCGGTGTAAACCACGTCCAGGGCGGCGAGGCGGCCCTCGAGGGTCCAGCTGGTCAGGTCGAAGCTGTCTTTCAGGTAATCGTCGAAGTAGCGCCGCACTTCCAGGTCGCCGACATTTTCCGGGTCGTGGTCGAAGACCCCATCCGTATCCAGATCCTGGTGCGTGTGCTGGAGCAGCGCATCCCAATCGTCGTTGATCGCGTATTTGACCCCGATACGCGCACCGCGATAGGTGGCATCGTTGAAGTCATCCTTGACCAGGTCTTCGTTAGTGGCGCTGGTGACCGGCAGCCCCTTCCAGGCCGGGTTTACCGAGGCATCCGGGGTGTAGGTGCCGGCAACATTGTCGATGTAACCGCCCTCGTTGGACTGGTAGGCCGCAACCCGCACCGCCAGTTTGTCATCGATCAGCGGCAGGTTGACCACCGACTCCAGCTTGTTGGACATCGCACCGTGTTCAGTGCTCGACAGACCGGCGTCGACACTCAGTTCGAATTCATTCAGCTTGGGCTTGTTGGTAATCAGGCGCACGGTGCCCGCCTGCGAGCTGGCGCCGAACAGGGTGCCCTGCGGGCCCTTGAGTACCTCGACGCGCTCGATGTCGGTAACGTAGACATCCAGGTTGCGTCCGCCGATGCTCACCGGCGCCTCGTCCAGGTACAGCGCCACATTCGGCGCGGTGCCATTGGCCTGGGAGAGCTGGGTAGCGATGGTCTCGGTGGCCATACCGCGAATATAAATCGACGACTGCCCTGGGCCGCGCCCGCCGGCGGTGATATTCGGCATGTAGCGGATATAGTCGTCAAAGTTATTGACGTTCAGGTTTTTCAGGCTTTCCTCCCCCAGCGCCTGCACGGTCACGGGAATATCCTGTGTACTGGCGGCACGTTTGGTGGCGGTGACCGTCACCTCCTCAATCTGCTTCGGCTCCGCGACCGCGGACTGGCTGCTGAAGACAACCGCCGAGGCGGCAAGCATTGCGCTGTGCAGTTTGTTTTTCTCGAACACTGAGTTCTCCTTGCTCCTTACTTTTCGAATACAGCACCCATCCGCCAGCAGTCCCCGACAGAGACCGACGTAGCCGACAGCAAGCATCTGCACAGTGGCCAAAACCATATGCTGGACGCGCAGTCATCTCGCTGAAAATTTAGTGATCTAATTATTATGATGAGCTTTGTCGAGCGAAGAGCGTAAAAACAATCACCCTTCGAACGAACTGCAGGGGACTAACCGTAAGTAGATTACTGGCCTGAGTGCTAATTTTCGCGGAAATTCTACAAAAATGTGGCGAAAAGATAAACCTTTGCTTCAAAACGCTCAAAAATAGATCAATTCTTGTTCGCAATGTAATCCACCGGAGCAGACTCATTATTTCGAACTCAAATATTTTTTAGTCGACTGATATTCAAATGTTGTTGTGTGGGCGACCGGCCTGTCGTCTTTTATCCACAATCAGATTACAGTGGCAGCACTGTGAAAGGATGGAAAATAGATGGACACACTCCCCCTGCGCATCGACATTGTTTCCGACGTGGTCTGCCCCTGGTGTGTGATCGGCTACCTGCGCCTGCAACGGGCTATCGCCAGCTTCGGCGATCAGTTCGCGACCGAGGTGCACTGGCTGCCGTTCGAACTGAATCCACAGATGCCAGCCAGTGGAGAAAATCTGCGCGAGCACCTGGCGCGGAAGTACGGCACGACGCCACAGGAGAGTATCCAGGCGCGCCAGCGACTGACAGATCTCGGCGCCGACCTCGGTTTCGAGTTCAGTTACCGCGATGATATGTGCATGTACAACACTTTCCGCGCACACCAATTGCTGCACTGGGCCGCGGCCTACGATCGCCAGACCGATCTGAGCCTGCGCCTGTTCCGCGACTTCTTCCAGCATCAAAAAAATGTCGACGACATTAGCGTGCTGACAGAGGCCGCCGCCGCGGTAGGATTGAATGCGCGCGAGGCGGGCGAGATCCTGGACAACCAGACCTATGCCGGTACCGTGCGTGAGCTGGAACAACAGATAAGCAGCCAGGGGGTTCACAGCGTGCCGCTGTTTATCCTCAACCGCCAGTACGGTATCGGCGGCGCCCAGGAAGTGGAGACATTCCGCCGCGAGCTGCAGACACTGATCGATGAAGCCGGCGCGGGGTAAGCCCGCCGCCACCCTCACCCTGCTCGGCACCCTGACGGGCGCTGCGGTGATCTCGACAACGGCTCTCGACAACGGCTTAGTGGCGACACTGACCGTCGGCGTGGCGGCGTCCTGACGGAGGCCACCACGCCGCTCAGCTCAGTGCTTCAACAGATAATCCGCGTGAAAACGCAGGTGCTGCTCGATAAACGAGGCGATGAAGTAGTAGCTGTGGTCGTAACCCGAGTGGTGTTCGACCTTGATCGGGTAGCCGGCGCCCTCGGCGGCGGTCTCCAGGGCGTGGGGTTTCAGCTGGGTTTCCAGGAACTGGTCCTCTTCGCCCTGGGAGACCAGGATCGGCAATTGTTCCGTCGCGCGGCCGATCAGTACCGTCGCGTCGTAATCCTCCCAGCTGACACGATCGGCGCCCAGGTAGGCGGCGAAGGCCTTTTCCCCCCAGGGGCAGGCCATCGGGTTACAGATCGGGCTGAATGCGGAGATGGATGTGAAGCGCTGCGGATTGCGCAGGCCAATCACCAGCGCGCCGTGGCCACCCATGGAGTGCCCGGCGATGGCGCGGCGCTGGTTCACCGGGAAATTCGCCTCCACCAGTTGCGGCAGCTCACTCACCACATAGTCGTACATGCGGTAGTGCTGTTTCCACGGCTCGTGCGTCGCATTGAGGTAAAAGCCCGCGCCCTGCCCCAGGTCGTAGCTTTCATCGTCGGCGACACCGTCCCCGCGCGGACTGGTATCCGGAATGACCAGGGCAATCCCCAGCTCCGCGGCCATGCGCTGGGCGCCGGCTTTCTGGCTGAAATTTTCATCGGTGCAGGTGAGGCCGGACAGCCAGTAGAGAACCGGGAACGTCTCGCCCTCTTCCGCCTGCGGCGGCAGGAAAATAGCAAAGCGCATGTCGCAGTCGAGCACCTCGGAGCGGTGCCGGTACTGGCGCTGGCTGCCGTCAAACGATTTGGTTGCAGTGACAAGCTCAAGTGACATCGATCACCTCCGATCCTAAACGTAGTGAATCACACTGCGGATACTTTTGCCCTCGTGCATCAGGTCGAAGGCCTCGTTGATTTTCTCCAGCGGCATGGTGTGGGTGATAAAATCATCCAGCTGGAATTCGCCGGCAAGATAGCGCTCCACATAGTCTGGCAGCTGCGAACGCCCCTTGACGCCACCAAAGGCGGTACCGCGCCACACGCGGCCGGTCACCAGTTGGAACGGGCGGGTGCAGATTTCCTGCCCGGCACCGGCCACGCCGATAATCACCGATTCGCCCCAGCCCTTGTGGCAGCACTCCAGCGCCGAGCGCATCACGTTCACATTGCCGATGCATTCAAACGAGTAATCCACACCACCGTCGGTCAACTCGACGATGACCTCCTGAATCGGCTGGTCGTAATTCTTCGGGTTGATACAGTCGGTGGCGCCGAGTTTTTTCGCCAGTTCAAACTTGCTCTCGTTGATATCGATGGCGATGATGCGCCCGGCCTTGGCCAGTCGCGCGCCGATCACCGTCGCCAGGCCGATGCCGCCGAGGCCGAATACCGCCACCGTCGCACCGGGTTCCACTTTGGCGGTGTTGGCCACCGCGCCCATGCCGGTGGTGACACCGCAGCCGAGCAGGCAGATTTCCTCCAGCGGCGCCTCCTTGTTGACCTTGGCCACCGAGATTTCCGGCAGCACCGTGTACTCGGAAAAGGTGGAAGTGCCCATGTAGTGGTAAATGGGCTCGCCGTTGACGGAAAAGCGGGTGGTGCCGTCGGGCATCAGCCCCTTGCCCTGGGTCTCGCGAATTTTCTGGCACAGGTTGGTCTTGCCGGACTTGCAGAATTTGCACTCGCCGCATTCAGGCGTGTACAGCGGAATCACATGGTCACCCACGGCGACGCTGGTGACACCCTCGCCCACGGATTCGACGATACCGCCACCCTCGTGGCCGAGAATCGCCGGGAAGTTGCCCTCAGGATCGTCGCCGGAGAGGGTAAAGGCATCGGTGTGGCAGACGCCGGTGGCGAGCAACCTGATACGCACCTCGCCCTTCTGCGGCGGCATCACCTCAACCTCCTCGATCGATAGTGGCGCGCCGGCCTTCCAGGCGACCGCCGCCTTGCAGCGGATGGTTTCTGCGGACATGAAATTTCCCCCGTAGGTTGTCAATTCCGCTCAGGATAGACCGGCCGGGGGGATGCGCGCAAAGGCTAATAAAATTTTAGAAACTTCCCATTGGTCGCCCAGCCGGTGCGGGACGGGAGGCGGGCAAGTGCTGGCAGGCTACTGGCGTTGTTCGCGCTGCATCTTGCGCCACTGCAGTGGCGACTTTCCATGCACCGCGCGAAACGCCTTGGAAAAGGCGCTGATATCGGTATAGCCGAGTGTGGCCGACAACAGGTTGATATCGATGCTTGATGAGCGCAGGTGCCAGCGCGCCGTTTCCATGCGCGCATCCTGTAGCAGCTGCTTGAAGCCGGCGCCGCTGCGCTGCAGGTGGCGCTGCAGCGTGCGCGCCGGCACATTGATCAACCGCGAGATCTGCGCCAGGCTGTGCCGCTGGGCACCGAGGGTCTGCAGGATCAGCGCCTTGACCTGCGCCGGCAGGTTGTCCCGGTGCTCGTCCAGCAGCTGGCGGCTGAATTCGTCGAAATAGCGCTGCAGATTCTGCCCCGGTGGCCGCAACGGGCGCTGCATCACCTCGGCCTCGAACACCAGGCTGTCGCACGCTTGCTCAAACAGCACCTCACAGTGGAAGAAGTCCCGATAGCGTTGCAGCGATGCCTGGGGCTGCTGGCGCAATGTCACGCGCAGGGGGCGGATATCCTTCCCGGCCAGATCCTGGATCAGGCGATAGCCGGCCCCCAGGGACAGCTCGCAGTACTGTGCCGCCGGCAGGCCGTGATCGAAATGGTCAAAGCGGCGCGCCACCAGATACCCGCCTTCCAGCTGGATACGCCAGTGTTCGGCCTGGTTGTGCAGCGCCATATAGCGCTGCGCTACCACCAGCGCCGCGCGCAGGTCAGCGCTCTCCAGCACCAGCTTGCCCAGCGCGCCGAGAATCCGCACTCCCTGCATATCCGCCAGACGCAGGCCGAAATCGCTACAGCGCAATTCACCCGCACAGAGATTGAGCAGGTCACACAGGGTGGCGATCGGAATCAGCAGGTCGGGGCGGCGCATGCAGTCCGCCGGCAGGCCCACCCGCGCCAGCAGCGCGGCCGGCTCACCGCCGAGGGCGGGTACCAGCTGGTTAAAGCCCGCCAGCGCACCGCTGCGGATTTCGTAATTGGGTTTCATCGACGCTCGACGATCAGCTCAGGAAGAAATGGTGCCGCAGCATGGAGGATGCACGCGGGGCAGGCGCGATCATAGCGCCAGAAGTCGCCAGACTCCAATTTGGCGCCGACCGGGTTATTGCTCGTAGAGCTCCAGCGGCAGCGCGTCGGGATCGGCAAAGAAGGTGAACTTCTTGCCGGTGTACTCATCTTCGCGGATCGGCTCCACCGCGACACCCGCGGCCTGCAGCCGTGCCGCCACCGCCTCTACGGAATCGACCCGAAACGCCAGGTGACGCAGGCCACGCGCCTCCGGATAGCTGGGGCGCGGGGGGCGATCCGGGAAGGAAAACAGCTCGATCTGGCTGCCATCCGGCAGCTGCAGGTCGAGCTTGTAGGAATCGCGCTCCGCGCGGTAGTGCTCGGCAAGCACCGCAAGCCCCAGCGTCTCGGTATAGAAGCGCTTCGACACGGCGTAGTCGGAACAGATGATCGCGGCGTGGTGTATGCCTTTGAGCATGGAAAATCTCTCCAATAGATTAGCCCGGTCACCGCGCCTGTCACCCTGAACGATGGGCTGGCCGGGAGGCATATTTATGGATGCGGCGCTGCGCCGCTCAGGTAAATGCCACCTGATCCATTGGCACCGTGCGCACGCTGCCATCGCCCGCGGGAAAATTGCGCAGTATGCGGTTGTGGTGCGCGATGATCTGTTCCGCCGGTAATGACTCGTGATCGAAGGTCGTGTGCGCCTCGCGGACCAACTCAACGGTATAGCCCAGTGATGCCGCACGCCGGCAGCTGGTATCGATGCAATAGTCCGTCTGCATACCGCAAACCACCAGCCGTGTTACTCCCCTGTCGCGCAGCCATTGATCCAGCGGGGTATGCAGAAATGTATCGCAGAAGCTCTTTTCCACCACCAGGTCCCCGGGCAGTACCTGCAGGTCTGCATCAAGCGCACCATCGGGCTCCACCCGCCGGTCTTTGACAAACACCACTGGCGCCTCGCTGGCGCGCGCCGCGGCGACCAGCGCGACCGCCCTTTCCATTACCTGCGCAGCCTGCCAGGGCCCGGCCTCCAGCAAGCTGTTTTGCAGGTCAATGGCGATGAGTACGGTATTCATGGATGTTACCCCCTACTGATTTAATCGAGCTTGATTTTGGCCGATACGGATTAACGCAGAGATTCGGACTCGAGCAGATGTTTCAGTGACTGCAAATCCTCTTCGACCGCCTGCGTGTCAGCGGCAAATTGCGCATCGGACATCTGCGGTTGGCGAAGCAGGGTAAAAATCAGCTCACTGCCGCTGCCGTTGGCGACGACCCGCATGGGATTCTGTACCACCTCCCCGTTAGCGAGTTCCACCTCATGATCCATAACACCGAACGCGTTGTGCGGCGCAAAGCGGATTTTCACCCGACCAAAGGGCGCTTCCGCCACCCAGGCGTCGCCGTCCCGCAGTACCTCGGAGCGCGCCAGGCCGGCAGCCCAGCGCGGCAGGTTCTGTGGGTTTGCCGCGAACGCATAGACGGTCTCCGGCGGGCGGTCAATCGAGATACTGATATGCACCACTTCCAACAAAATACTCCCTCCTGAAATGATCGGGAATCCCTGCTTCCAGCGGCTTCACGGTGCCCGGCCCGGCTCTATAGGCGCCAATTGGCCCAAAATTTGCTCCGTATATTGTGCAGCGCCACAGAGGTAATGACGAGAAGCGGGCACGAAGCCCGGAACCAACAACACAGCGGACAGCGAGAAAGGAGCACCGTGACAATGGACAACCACTGGCTGATGAAATCTGAAGTATTGACGCTATTGCGCCGCTTGCGCAAGCGACTGCAGGCCGAGTTCGATATCACCCTGCGCTTTTCCGATGCGGATCTGGAGGCGCAACTGGCGCGCGCGAGAGAGAGGACAGTAGACACCGAAACCCGGGAGATTATCGCCACCCTGGAATCGCGTCGCGGCGAGCCCTTCACCAGTGGCGATGAGGTGCCGCCGCGCTTCTACCGCGGCCAGCCGATCCTGCAGGAAGCCACCCGGCACGAGGATATTTATACGCTGATCTACGGCGATGAACTGCCGCAACACGATGGCTCGCGCCGCGCTAAGGGAGAACCGCTGCAGGTTTACCGCGGCCAGCCGGTACTGCGCGAGAAACCGGCTCTGGCGGCGCGCGGCCCAAGGCGATACCGCGGCCACAGCATCAGCGGCGGCCGCGGCCAGTAACGGAGCCCCAGCGAAGTGGAGCGGGATTGCGCGGTCGCCTGAAAATCGTTACCGCAAATGGAGTCTATGCGGCCGCAGCAGATCAGGATTTCTTCACGAACTTGGTCAGGATCACGATGCGCTGGCCATCCACCCGGCCCTCGATCTGTTCCGGGTTTTCGGTAAGGCTGATGCCGCGCACGGCGGTACCGCGTTTGGCCA
This region of Microbulbifer sp. SAOS-129_SWC genomic DNA includes:
- a CDS encoding DsbA family oxidoreductase, with product MDTLPLRIDIVSDVVCPWCVIGYLRLQRAIASFGDQFATEVHWLPFELNPQMPASGENLREHLARKYGTTPQESIQARQRLTDLGADLGFEFSYRDDMCMYNTFRAHQLLHWAAAYDRQTDLSLRLFRDFFQHQKNVDDISVLTEAAAAVGLNAREAGEILDNQTYAGTVRELEQQISSQGVHSVPLFILNRQYGIGGAQEVETFRRELQTLIDEAGAG
- the fghA gene encoding S-formylglutathione hydrolase; the protein is MSLELVTATKSFDGSQRQYRHRSEVLDCDMRFAIFLPPQAEEGETFPVLYWLSGLTCTDENFSQKAGAQRMAAELGIALVIPDTSPRGDGVADDESYDLGQGAGFYLNATHEPWKQHYRMYDYVVSELPQLVEANFPVNQRRAIAGHSMGGHGALVIGLRNPQRFTSISAFSPICNPMACPWGEKAFAAYLGADRVSWEDYDATVLIGRATEQLPILVSQGEEDQFLETQLKPHALETAAEGAGYPIKVEHHSGYDHSYYFIASFIEQHLRFHADYLLKH
- a CDS encoding pirin family protein, whose product is MDMIRKAESRGRANFGWLDSRHSFSFGSYYDPRHMGISVLRVINDDTVKGGAGFGAHGHRDMEIISYVLEGAIEHRDSTGNHFVVPAGEVQRMSAGRGIQHSEFNASRHQRLRFLQIWIEPNVTGIEPEYEQARIEQRGQLTPLVTTDGRDGSLSLHQDAGLYRLRLQPGEAFTLQTGPRTGYLHVIDGSAAAGTAQLAAGDGAAMIKTREQLLSAGKAGLEALWFDLPRDY
- a CDS encoding sulfotransferase, producing the protein MREALQQRNFVRAVELAEQLTRDFPQDVETYYLLATGLRYHAEHQRALETLEKLLAVESRYARAFQERGHNYAQLGDSGAAAAAFGHAVELNPALHASWKGLALASRTLGRAEEAQHALQQFQHLQKLPAELVSVASLLYDGKLYKAEQLCRAFLQQHKHHPEGMRLLALVGAELGILDDADFLLESCLALYPEFQQARFDYIGVLRKRQKFAAALEQAKTLREQQGGRQAEILFATQSAMVGDYQAALAIYDRIAAAAPELHAIHLQRGHTLKTIGDAEAANHAYRDAYNAKADFGDAYWSLANMKTYRFTDREIEQMRAQVAAPSTAHEDRYHFCFALGKALEDRGEFAEAFQWYEQGNVLKLAECRYSIEQNRRDTDLQIANCTAALFDKFSGAGCDAADPIFIVGLPRAGSTLLEQILASHSQVDGTLELHNIMAMARRLDGRRRVSDEPRYPGVLHELEPAQLEQLGRQFIEETRIHRQGAPLFIDKMPNNFRHIGLIRLMLPNAKIIDARRHPLACCFSGFKQLFADGQEFTYGLKQIGEYYRDYVRLMAHWDRVLPGKVLRVHYESVVENLEGEVARILDFCGLPFEQACVDFHQSERAVRTPSAEQVRQPIYRSGTEQWKKFASQLAPLHELLGDELRDYPSAG
- a CDS encoding isochorismatase family protein; this encodes MNTVLIAIDLQNSLLEAGPWQAAQVMERAVALVAAARASEAPVVFVKDRRVEPDGALDADLQVLPGDLVVEKSFCDTFLHTPLDQWLRDRGVTRLVVCGMQTDYCIDTSCRRAASLGYTVELVREAHTTFDHESLPAEQIIAHHNRILRNFPAGDGSVRTVPMDQVAFT
- a CDS encoding TonB-dependent receptor, yielding MFEKNKLHSAMLAASAVVFSSQSAVAEPKQIEEVTVTATKRAASTQDIPVTVQALGEESLKNLNVNNFDDYIRYMPNITAGGRGPGQSSIYIRGMATETIATQLSQANGTAPNVALYLDEAPVSIGGRNLDVYVTDIERVEVLKGPQGTLFGASSQAGTVRLITNKPKLNEFELSVDAGLSSTEHGAMSNKLESVVNLPLIDDKLAVRVAAYQSNEGGYIDNVAGTYTPDASVNPAWKGLPVTSATNEDLVKDDFNDATYRGARIGVKYAINDDWDALLQHTHQDLDTDGVFDHDPENVGDLEVRRYFDDYLKDSFDLTSWTLEGRLAALDVVYTGAYLDREVEQSMDYTGYNDVGAYVAYYTCDYVDTCYDPTKGYVGQVENTHVSHELRLSTPQEYPWRLTAGVFYENSEILDRGNFVYPSVADLGFPENYPRGWSPDTTDPVKSTAIDSGARPAEVAFFNDITRTEKQLAFFGELSYDLTDQLTATVGLRRYDIDVKLLGSANSAFGNSPQFADGVDVDKYGDNLDSKWANNNIDTPLNESDTITKFTLSYTPNSDMLFYATYSEGFRPPAYNRGGGNGNATTTVPYTVSTDTVDNYEAGWKTSLLDRSLQFNGSVYHVDWKDIQTAVFDPSVYFLFYLDNALDAQINGIEGDVTWLPTENLQLTGAFSYNDTEITDVPASAVNVAPEGSELALSPPLQFNLRARYEWNISRFDAYWQLGVQYSDEAWSSIVVQPNDRFKQDAYTTADASVGLREMHWGVELYAENLTDERAQLFINTLDNSKRITTNRPRTLGVKLSYDF
- a CDS encoding S-(hydroxymethyl)glutathione dehydrogenase/class III alcohol dehydrogenase gives rise to the protein MSAETIRCKAAVAWKAGAPLSIEEVEVMPPQKGEVRIRLLATGVCHTDAFTLSGDDPEGNFPAILGHEGGGIVESVGEGVTSVAVGDHVIPLYTPECGECKFCKSGKTNLCQKIRETQGKGLMPDGTTRFSVNGEPIYHYMGTSTFSEYTVLPEISVAKVNKEAPLEEICLLGCGVTTGMGAVANTAKVEPGATVAVFGLGGIGLATVIGARLAKAGRIIAIDINESKFELAKKLGATDCINPKNYDQPIQEVIVELTDGGVDYSFECIGNVNVMRSALECCHKGWGESVIIGVAGAGQEICTRPFQLVTGRVWRGTAFGGVKGRSQLPDYVERYLAGEFQLDDFITHTMPLEKINEAFDLMHEGKSIRSVIHYV
- a CDS encoding VOC family protein, with translation MLKGIHHAAIICSDYAVSKRFYTETLGLAVLAEHYRAERDSYKLDLQLPDGSQIELFSFPDRPPRPSYPEARGLRHLAFRVDSVEAVAARLQAAGVAVEPIREDEYTGKKFTFFADPDALPLELYEQ
- a CDS encoding AraC family transcriptional regulator, producing MKPNYEIRSGALAGFNQLVPALGGEPAALLARVGLPADCMRRPDLLIPIATLCDLLNLCAGELRCSDFGLRLADMQGVRILGALGKLVLESADLRAALVVAQRYMALHNQAEHWRIQLEGGYLVARRFDHFDHGLPAAQYCELSLGAGYRLIQDLAGKDIRPLRVTLRQQPQASLQRYRDFFHCEVLFEQACDSLVFEAEVMQRPLRPPGQNLQRYFDEFSRQLLDEHRDNLPAQVKALILQTLGAQRHSLAQISRLINVPARTLQRHLQRSGAGFKQLLQDARMETARWHLRSSSIDINLLSATLGYTDISAFSKAFRAVHGKSPLQWRKMQREQRQ